One Dethiobacter alkaliphilus AHT 1 DNA window includes the following coding sequences:
- a CDS encoding cytochrome c3 family protein yields the protein MKTGWKIILLVVSVAVGLYLLFTGVYYATYGAVGFCNRCHIIEPYVASWEEQPHSGVNCMFCHEMRGFVGKLESQARGINNMYKYVTGQYSAPIEARVFEQNCFSCHVGDYRQFPQAAKLIRGDKKHYEIIQENRSCLECHRDVGHGLNLLITPDFSGIR from the coding sequence ATGAAAACAGGTTGGAAAATTATTCTGCTTGTTGTTAGCGTGGCCGTTGGTTTATATCTCCTGTTTACAGGTGTATATTATGCCACGTACGGAGCCGTTGGATTTTGTAACCGCTGTCATATTATTGAGCCCTATGTGGCTTCCTGGGAAGAGCAGCCCCATTCCGGGGTAAACTGTATGTTCTGTCATGAAATGCGGGGATTTGTGGGAAAGCTGGAGTCACAGGCCAGGGGGATTAATAACATGTATAAGTATGTTACAGGGCAGTACTCTGCCCCCATAGAAGCCAGGGTTTTTGAGCAAAACTGTTTTAGCTGCCATGTGGGGGATTATAGGCAGTTTCCCCAGGCTGCCAAGTTAATTAGGGGAGATAAAAAGCATTATGAAATTATTCAGGAAAACCGCTCCTGTTTAGAGTGCCACAGGGATGTGGGCCATGGGTTAAATTTACTGATTACGCCCGACTTTTCCGGAATCCGGTAG
- a CDS encoding AbrB/MazE/SpoVT family DNA-binding domain-containing protein: MKSTGIVRKVDELGRIVIPIELRRVLNIDIKDSLEIFVEGEKIILRKYQPACVFCENAEDVHQHKGRMVCHECAKEISHKAS; encoded by the coding sequence ATGAAGTCAACAGGCATAGTACGCAAAGTGGACGAGTTGGGCAGAATTGTAATTCCCATTGAACTGCGCAGGGTCTTAAACATTGACATCAAAGACTCACTGGAAATTTTCGTCGAAGGGGAAAAGATAATCCTGAGAAAGTATCAACCGGCCTGTGTTTTTTGTGAAAATGCAGAAGACGTACACCAGCACAAGGGAAGAATGGTATGCCATGAGTGCGCCAAAGAAATTTCCCACAAAGCATCATAA
- a CDS encoding Ger(x)C family spore germination protein, protein MRKCWLIPILLILLTSGCWDVQDIRNRSFVTAIGIDATQDADGPKYKITFEVVKPAGVRPDAQTPASIIHTLEADSINMAIELLHARVGRPVTLAHLTVILIGEEKAKEEDFRHIADFFFRQPEVQKRVRVLFVHQAEAMELLKTKPTYEPYLSAHLVTLAQLDNKQSIVRTNPLIEFLLDLRRTNGKGLASRILVAEGDIPIRHGAAIFNRWKLSGWLSSSETQAANWIVGDINATVEGKKADSVYTYLVEQKSVRLVPHINGDKISFTVKLHTDGTILQQQGEPFDLSDPAETAQLESLLSQTIKKQVEGAIAKAQQEFAIDYLGFGIALNRRHPDIYQDMDWDTIFPSVPINVEVNSLVTRTGLSP, encoded by the coding sequence ATGCGTAAGTGCTGGCTGATACCAATATTATTAATTCTTCTCACCTCAGGCTGCTGGGATGTTCAGGACATAAGAAACAGATCATTTGTTACCGCCATCGGAATAGACGCCACTCAAGATGCAGACGGACCTAAATACAAAATCACCTTTGAAGTGGTCAAGCCCGCCGGAGTCAGACCTGATGCACAAACCCCGGCCAGCATTATTCACACCTTGGAGGCCGACAGTATAAATATGGCCATTGAGCTATTACACGCCAGAGTCGGGCGCCCCGTTACCCTGGCCCATTTAACAGTAATACTAATTGGTGAGGAAAAAGCAAAGGAAGAGGACTTCAGACACATTGCCGACTTCTTTTTTAGGCAACCGGAAGTGCAAAAACGGGTCCGGGTATTGTTTGTACACCAGGCTGAAGCCATGGAGCTGTTAAAAACAAAACCCACATACGAACCGTACCTGTCTGCTCATCTGGTAACACTGGCACAACTTGACAATAAACAATCAATAGTAAGGACCAACCCTCTAATTGAATTTCTTTTGGATTTGCGCAGAACCAACGGCAAAGGCCTGGCATCAAGAATACTGGTTGCCGAAGGAGATATCCCCATCCGCCATGGGGCCGCAATCTTTAACCGCTGGAAACTTTCCGGTTGGCTAAGTAGCAGCGAAACCCAGGCTGCCAACTGGATTGTGGGGGATATCAATGCCACTGTGGAAGGTAAAAAAGCAGACAGTGTCTACACATATCTTGTAGAACAAAAATCTGTCAGACTGGTCCCCCATATTAACGGCGATAAAATCAGTTTCACAGTAAAGCTGCATACTGACGGAACAATCCTGCAACAGCAGGGTGAGCCCTTCGATTTATCTGATCCTGCAGAAACTGCCCAACTGGAAAGCCTGTTATCACAAACAATTAAAAAGCAGGTTGAAGGAGCCATTGCCAAGGCACAGCAAGAGTTTGCCATTGATTATCTGGGATTCGGCATAGCCCTAAACAGAAGACACCCTGATATTTATCAGGATATGGATTGGGACACCATCTTCCCCTCTGTCCCCATAAATGTAGAGGTAAACTCACTGGTTACCAGAACCGGGCTTTCACCATAA
- a CDS encoding GerAB/ArcD/ProY family transporter, which yields MMNNSQRSKSGDTLDPRVLTVVLALAIFEFEIFTFTRGLVEIAGQDAVITTFLGGTLLILLTALLVKLSRRFPGESFFAYSKKVWGKPMGLVIIASYLFYFYTFMVLLFQNFANANRLIYLQETPALIPLILMGLGAVWLVSYGFSSIVRFFQLFYPFFAITIIVVLLLGIREVQFENFFPILSRGIIPVLHGAIVYVGFIQGVEVLLFVTPFLNDKNKILKPALGGIFAVILFSVFASVNAIGVLGAENTVEFIYPGIALLSAIELPGFAVERFELLLTLTWLIAIFTTMAIYIYLLSFGIIELFGLSHRKLTIGLVTAAIIGATYLIPNVTWMLVLREYYNYFTLIFIAVIPALTFLMAVIRGKEANEHA from the coding sequence ATGATGAATAATAGCCAACGCAGTAAATCCGGAGATACCCTGGATCCGAGGGTACTTACGGTAGTTCTGGCCCTGGCAATCTTTGAATTTGAAATCTTTACCTTTACCCGGGGTCTGGTGGAGATTGCCGGACAGGATGCCGTAATTACAACCTTTCTGGGCGGGACGTTGTTAATACTCCTTACAGCACTTCTGGTAAAGCTGTCCCGCCGGTTTCCCGGAGAGAGTTTCTTTGCCTACAGCAAAAAAGTCTGGGGCAAGCCCATGGGCCTGGTAATAATCGCCTCCTACCTGTTCTACTTTTACACCTTTATGGTTTTGCTTTTTCAAAACTTTGCCAACGCCAACAGGCTGATTTATTTGCAGGAAACTCCTGCTCTGATTCCCTTGATTTTAATGGGTTTGGGCGCAGTGTGGCTGGTTTCATACGGCTTTTCCAGCATAGTGCGTTTCTTTCAGTTGTTTTATCCCTTCTTTGCCATAACAATCATCGTTGTGCTGCTTTTAGGCATAAGAGAGGTCCAGTTTGAAAATTTTTTCCCGATTCTCAGCAGAGGCATTATTCCTGTCCTGCACGGAGCCATCGTCTATGTAGGTTTTATTCAGGGGGTGGAAGTACTCTTATTTGTCACACCCTTTCTTAACGACAAAAATAAAATCCTCAAACCTGCATTAGGGGGCATATTTGCTGTTATCCTCTTTAGTGTATTTGCCTCTGTAAATGCCATTGGTGTGCTTGGTGCTGAAAACACTGTGGAGTTTATCTATCCGGGGATCGCCTTACTCAGTGCCATCGAACTTCCCGGCTTTGCGGTGGAAAGATTTGAACTACTTCTGACATTAACATGGCTGATTGCCATTTTTACCACCATGGCCATCTATATCTACTTACTCTCCTTTGGCATCATCGAGTTATTTGGTCTGTCCCACAGAAAACTGACCATCGGCCTTGTAACAGCCGCTATCATTGGCGCCACCTACCTGATACCAAATGTCACCTGGATGTTAGTGCTCCGAGAGTACTACAATTACTTTACTTTAATCTTTATCGCTGTTATCCCTGCCCTCACTTTCTTAATGGCTGTAATCAGAGGCAAGGAGGCAAATGAACATGCGTAA
- a CDS encoding spore germination protein, producing the protein MDVAPRDTQQMLRGYKKRFHEDLDYNLSLIKERLPSDNLTLEQFVIGRLGKKRVVIAYLNDLANPDIVAQIRSKIRAIKADTLLDSSYLERNIENSNLSPFPQVETTIQPDLTEAALIQGRIAILLDGSPDILLAPTTFFDLMDTPEDAYSRWFIAANFFRIARYIMFLMAASLPAFYIALTSHNPEMLPTRLAMLIAASAEGSPFPVYFEAFVMMGVVEAVRLILIRVPNQIGSAIAIFAGIVLVGAGISARIFGEIIVMVVTLTAIVSFAIPNYDLRSAVRIIQFFTMILSTMFGMFGFAVAFFYIGIHLVSLKSFGIPYMAPLAPVEASGWGHTVLRDNTVAMAQDETYQPLSKAETTLEKGDHDE; encoded by the coding sequence ATGGATGTCGCCCCCCGCGATACCCAGCAGATGTTGCGGGGCTACAAAAAGCGCTTTCATGAAGACTTGGACTATAACCTGTCATTAATTAAAGAAAGGTTGCCAAGCGACAACCTGACACTGGAACAATTTGTCATCGGCCGGCTCGGCAAAAAAAGAGTGGTAATAGCCTACCTTAACGACCTGGCCAATCCGGACATTGTGGCACAAATCAGAAGCAAGATCCGAGCAATTAAAGCAGACACCCTGCTGGACAGCAGCTATCTGGAAAGAAACATTGAAAATTCCAACCTAAGCCCATTTCCCCAGGTGGAAACCACAATTCAGCCGGATTTAACCGAGGCTGCCCTGATTCAGGGGCGTATTGCCATACTGCTTGACGGCAGTCCGGACATCCTTTTGGCTCCCACCACCTTTTTTGATTTAATGGACACACCGGAAGATGCATACAGCCGCTGGTTTATTGCCGCCAATTTCTTCCGCATTGCCAGGTATATTATGTTTTTAATGGCCGCATCTTTGCCTGCTTTCTATATTGCCCTGACCTCCCACAATCCGGAAATGCTTCCCACCCGACTGGCCATGCTCATTGCCGCCAGCGCCGAAGGCTCCCCTTTTCCCGTATACTTTGAAGCTTTTGTGATGATGGGTGTGGTGGAAGCGGTGAGATTAATCTTAATTCGGGTACCCAACCAGATTGGCTCGGCCATTGCCATTTTTGCCGGCATTGTTTTAGTAGGTGCCGGGATCTCGGCAAGAATTTTTGGAGAAATCATCGTAATGGTTGTTACTTTAACAGCCATTGTTTCTTTTGCCATTCCCAATTATGACCTGCGCTCCGCCGTCAGGATAATTCAGTTTTTCACCATGATTCTAAGCACCATGTTTGGCATGTTTGGCTTTGCCGTGGCCTTCTTCTATATCGGTATCCATCTGGTTTCCCTTAAGTCATTTGGCATCCCTTACATGGCACCTCTTGCTCCGGTGGAGGCCAGCGGTTGGGGGCACACCGTTTTACGGGACAACACCGTTGCCATGGCCCAGGATGAAACCTATCAGCCCCTCTCCAAAGCAGAGACAACTTTAGAAAAAGGTGACCATGATGAATAA